One region of Vidua chalybeata isolate OUT-0048 chromosome 26, bVidCha1 merged haplotype, whole genome shotgun sequence genomic DNA includes:
- the GJD3 gene encoding gap junction delta-3 protein, with amino-acid sequence MGEWGFLSSLLDAVQEHSPMVGRFWLVVMLLFRILVLATVGSDVFEDEQEEFVCNTQQPGCKPVCYDAAFPISHYRFLVFHIVVLSAPAALFVIFAVHQAAKPGRGGAPGQRARRLQPFYVGSVVARIAAELAFLLGQALLYGFRVQPLFVCRRRPCPHRVDCFVSRPTEKTVFIHFYFVVGLVSALLSLAELAHLLRKGPPARPGCCHRPQERGAAPGQPAGAAGGPHPRGDLTV; translated from the coding sequence ATGGGCGAGTGGGGCTTCCTGAGCTCGCTGCTGGACGCCGTGCAGGAGCACTCGCCCATGGTGGGCCGCTTCTGGCTGGTGGTGATGCTCCTCTTCCGCATCCTGGTCCTGGCCACCGTGGGCAGCGACGTCTTCGAGGACGAGCAGGAGGAGTTCGTGTGTAACACGCAGCAGCCGGGCTGCAAACCCGTGTGCTACGACGCCGCCTTCCCCATCTCCCACTACCGCTTCCTCGTCTTCCACATCGTTGTGCTCTCGGCGCCCGCCGCGCTCTTCGTCATCTTCGCCGTGCACCAGGCGGCCAagccggggcgcgggggggcTCCCGGCCAGCGCGCCCGCCGCCTCCAGCCCTTCTACGTGGGCAGCGTGGTGGCCCGGATCGCCGCCGAGCTGGCCTTCCTGCTGGGCCAGGCGCTGCTCTACGGCTTCAGGGTGCAGCCGCTCTTCGTGTGCCGCCGCCGGCCCTGCCCGCACCGCGTCGACTGCTTCGTCTCCCGCCCCACCGAGAAAACCGTCTTCATCCACTTCTACTTCGTGGTGGGGCTGGTCTCGGCGCTGCTCAGCCTGGCCGAGCTCGCCCACCTCCTGCGCAAGgggcccccggcccggcccggctgctGCCACCGGCCGCAGGAGCGGGGCGCGGCGCCCGGGCAGccggcgggggctgcggggggacCCCACCCGCGGGGCGACCTCACCGTGTGA